A genome region from Wielerella bovis includes the following:
- a CDS encoding D-alanyl-D-alanine carboxypeptidase family protein, with translation MKKILSTFTLTFLLGGQVAWAAPEITPVLTPSSTTKTANAPLVLPVGSIALPDIAATAYLVQDLQSNQILAVKGLEQQVEPASLTKLMTAYLTFKALEEGKLTANQMLTVSERAWKSEGSRMFLEMNKSVSVKDLIHGLIIQSGNDAAVTLAEGIAGSEQAFVAMMNAEAKRLGMNHTHFENSTGLPGKTHLTTVKDLAILSAAIIRDFPKNYPIYAKKEFTYNGIRQPNRNLLLFRDPNVDGLKTGHTNSAGYNLIASSKRDGRRVISIVIGTASQEARATESSKLLNYALQGFDTQKIYQKGQVINNLRVYKGSDSNVEIGFQYDTFVTLPRDKGANTKHILETTEPVLAPVKAGQQLGVLKLMDGDKVIVEQPVVALKAVEEAGFFGRLWDGMVLWFKAIFSD, from the coding sequence ATGAAAAAAATCTTATCTACATTTACATTAACATTTCTATTAGGCGGACAAGTCGCATGGGCTGCACCTGAAATCACGCCTGTACTCACACCCAGTAGCACCACCAAAACAGCTAACGCACCTCTCGTGCTACCCGTTGGCTCCATTGCCTTACCCGACATTGCAGCTACCGCTTATTTAGTACAAGATTTACAAAGCAATCAAATACTTGCAGTAAAAGGTTTGGAACAACAAGTTGAGCCTGCCTCGCTGACCAAATTGATGACTGCTTATCTGACTTTCAAAGCATTGGAAGAAGGCAAATTAACCGCTAATCAAATGCTGACTGTTTCCGAACGCGCTTGGAAAAGCGAAGGTTCGCGCATGTTTTTGGAAATGAATAAATCTGTTAGTGTCAAAGATTTGATTCATGGCTTGATTATTCAATCGGGCAACGATGCGGCAGTTACTTTGGCAGAAGGCATTGCAGGTAGCGAACAAGCATTTGTCGCCATGATGAATGCAGAAGCCAAACGCTTGGGCATGAATCACACACATTTTGAAAACTCAACAGGTTTACCAGGTAAAACGCACTTAACTACGGTCAAAGATTTGGCAATTTTATCGGCAGCGATTATTCGTGATTTTCCTAAAAATTACCCTATCTATGCGAAAAAAGAATTTACTTACAACGGCATCCGTCAACCTAACCGCAATTTATTATTGTTCCGCGACCCGAATGTGGACGGTTTAAAAACAGGTCATACCAATAGCGCAGGTTACAATTTAATTGCATCCAGTAAACGCGATGGTCGCCGTGTCATTAGCATCGTGATTGGTACGGCAAGCCAAGAAGCACGCGCTACGGAAAGCAGCAAATTATTGAACTACGCATTGCAAGGTTTTGATACACAAAAAATTTATCAAAAAGGTCAAGTGATTAATAATTTACGCGTCTACAAAGGCTCGGACAGCAATGTAGAAATTGGTTTCCAATACGATACTTTTGTTACTTTGCCACGCGATAAAGGGGCGAATACCAAGCATATTTTGGAAACCACTGAGCCTGTGTTAGCCCCTGTCAAAGCAGGTCAGCAACTAGGCGTATTGAAATTAATGGACGGCGACAAAGTGATTGTAGAACAACCTGTTGTAGCGTTAAAAGCAGTGGAAGAAGCAGGTTTCTTTGGTCGCTTGTGGGACGGTATGGTGTTGTGGTTTAAAGCGATTTTTTCAGATTAA
- a CDS encoding MFS transporter: MSTDFAFAKTRRFAPLFTTQFLGAFNDNLFKNSLFVLISFYGLGQNAILPAEQLLNLGSLLFVLPYFLFSALSGQLASRFDKARLAQSSKILEVAIMTLAGYGFYTASAPLLMLCLFMMGVQSTLFGPVKYSILPEYLHEKELLSGNGLIESGTFLAILFGQMLGTAVAGAGAGVLTALILLVAITGFSGSLFMPPAPSKTPDAPIDWHIIRNTKQLLQTTQRQPELFTAIIGISWFWFVGAVYTTQLPTFVKIHLHGNPNVFNLMLGLFSIGIAVGSILCAKISHGSLKLRLVTAGAIGLTIFGCLLVWLSRGTSFASDGELQGIVSFLSHGAAYPVIITMLGIGFCGGFFSVPLYTWLQTASSDEFRAHAVAANNIVNAVFMVSAAIISAILLAVFGSILVLYGTVAVGNIVLLAYLSKRAPQLFFAQSK; this comes from the coding sequence ATGAGTACCGATTTTGCTTTTGCCAAAACACGCCGTTTTGCGCCCTTGTTTACCACCCAATTTTTGGGCGCATTCAACGACAATTTGTTCAAAAATTCGCTGTTTGTGCTGATTAGTTTTTATGGCTTGGGACAAAACGCTATTTTGCCAGCCGAACAATTATTAAATTTAGGTTCATTGCTGTTTGTATTACCCTATTTTTTATTTTCCGCCCTATCAGGACAACTGGCTTCACGTTTTGACAAAGCGCGTTTGGCACAGAGTAGCAAAATTCTGGAAGTCGCCATCATGACATTGGCAGGATACGGTTTTTACACTGCTTCCGCACCTTTATTAATGCTGTGTCTGTTTATGATGGGCGTGCAATCCACCTTATTTGGTCCTGTCAAATATTCCATTTTGCCCGAATATTTGCATGAAAAAGAATTATTGTCGGGCAACGGTTTGATTGAATCAGGAACATTTTTGGCGATTTTATTCGGACAAATGCTCGGCACAGCGGTGGCGGGCGCAGGTGCAGGCGTTTTGACTGCCTTGATTTTGCTGGTTGCCATTACGGGTTTTTCAGGCAGCCTATTTATGCCACCCGCCCCCAGCAAAACACCCGATGCACCAATTGATTGGCACATTATCCGCAACACCAAACAATTATTGCAAACAACCCAAAGACAGCCTGAATTATTTACCGCGATTATTGGTATTTCGTGGTTTTGGTTTGTCGGCGCGGTTTATACCACGCAATTACCAACATTCGTCAAAATTCATCTGCATGGCAACCCCAATGTATTCAATTTAATGTTGGGTCTATTTTCCATCGGCATTGCAGTAGGTTCTATTTTGTGTGCCAAAATCAGTCATGGTAGCCTGAAACTGCGTTTGGTAACAGCTGGCGCAATCGGTTTGACAATATTTGGTTGCTTATTGGTGTGGCTATCGCGTGGCACATCATTTGCCAGCGATGGCGAATTGCAAGGCATTGTTTCATTTTTATCACACGGTGCCGCCTATCCTGTGATTATTACCATGCTTGGCATTGGTTTTTGCGGCGGTTTCTTTTCCGTACCGCTGTACACATGGCTGCAAACCGCTTCATCCGATGAATTTCGGGCGCACGCGGTGGCAGCGAATAATATTGTGAATGCCGTGTTTATGGTTAGCGCAGCGATTATCAGCGCGATTTTATTGGCGGTATTTGGCAGCATTTTGGTGTTATATGGCACGGTGGCGGTAGGCAATATTGTCTTGCTGGCATATTTGAGTAAACGTGCGCCACAATTATTTTTTGCACAATCCAAATAA
- the iscR gene encoding Fe-S cluster assembly transcriptional regulator IscR: MRLTTKGRFAVTAMIDLAMNAQYNAVKLNAISERQKISLSYLEQLFSKLRRAGLVESIRGPGGGYILGKSAEHINIAQIIAAAEDSLDATLCSGKANCQSGTPCLTHNLWENLNQTIHTYLSSVTLASLLEQSPSDTQTQIVKITHIHV; encoded by the coding sequence ATGCGACTCACAACAAAAGGACGATTTGCCGTAACTGCCATGATAGACTTGGCAATGAACGCGCAATACAATGCCGTTAAACTCAACGCTATCAGCGAACGACAAAAAATTTCCCTTTCCTATTTAGAACAATTATTTAGCAAACTTCGCCGCGCGGGTTTAGTAGAAAGCATACGCGGACCAGGTGGTGGCTATATCTTGGGCAAATCTGCCGAACATATCAATATTGCCCAAATTATTGCCGCCGCTGAAGACAGTTTGGATGCCACATTATGCAGCGGTAAAGCTAATTGCCAAAGTGGCACGCCTTGTCTCACACACAATTTGTGGGAAAACTTAAACCAAACCATTCATACTTATTTAAGTAGCGTTACCCTCGCCAGTTTGTTGGAACAATCGCCATCGGATACGCAAACACAAATTGTCAAAATCACACACATTCATGTTTGA
- a CDS encoding 5'-methylthioadenosine/adenosylhomocysteine nucleosidase: MSREILQPETIGIIGAMEAEVVTLKNSLSSLKTQNFGKSFTFYTGKYEDKDIVLCQSGIGKVNAAIATTLLIEHFSPDCVINTGCAGGIGKGLKVGDVVIGTHVAHHDVDVTAFGYAHGQVPQLPVFYTCESALVYAAETAATAFKNATISRGLIVSGDQFVHDSATTQNIMARFPDPQAVEMEAASIAQTCFQMNMPFVVIRAISDGAEETAEVSFDEFVVTASEHSAEMVQAIIRSL, encoded by the coding sequence ATGAGCCGTGAGATTTTGCAGCCTGAAACCATTGGTATTATTGGCGCGATGGAAGCCGAAGTTGTTACTTTAAAAAACAGTTTAAGCAGCCTGAAAACACAAAATTTTGGTAAATCATTTACTTTTTATACGGGTAAATATGAAGACAAAGATATTGTGTTGTGCCAAAGTGGTATCGGTAAAGTCAATGCGGCGATTGCAACGACATTATTGATTGAACATTTTTCGCCTGATTGTGTGATTAATACAGGCTGTGCAGGCGGTATTGGCAAAGGTTTGAAAGTGGGCGATGTGGTGATTGGTACGCATGTCGCGCATCATGATGTGGATGTTACGGCGTTTGGATACGCGCATGGACAAGTGCCGCAGTTGCCTGTGTTTTATACCTGCGAAAGTGCGTTGGTTTATGCGGCAGAAACAGCGGCAACAGCGTTTAAAAATGCCACCATTTCGCGTGGTTTGATTGTCAGCGGCGACCAATTTGTACATGATTCAGCGACCACGCAAAATATCATGGCGCGTTTTCCCGACCCACAAGCCGTGGAAATGGAAGCGGCATCCATTGCACAAACTTGTTTCCAAATGAATATGCCGTTTGTGGTAATTCGTGCGATTTCAGATGGTGCAGAAGAAACAGCAGAAGTGAGTTTTGATGAGTTTGTGGTTACGGCATCGGAACATTCGGCGGAAATGGTACAAGCGATTATTCGTTCACTTTAA
- the iscA gene encoding iron-sulfur cluster assembly protein IscA, with protein sequence MISITQRAATHISNFLAKRGKGEGIRLGVKTSGCSGMAYTMEFVDEIQADDLVFEDLGVKIFIDPKSHVYLDGTVVDYTKEGLQEGFKFENPNVKESCGCGESFHV encoded by the coding sequence ATGATTAGCATCACACAACGCGCCGCCACCCACATCAGCAATTTTCTCGCCAAACGCGGCAAAGGCGAAGGCATACGCTTGGGCGTGAAAACAAGTGGCTGTTCTGGCATGGCATACACCATGGAATTTGTGGACGAAATCCAAGCCGATGATTTGGTGTTTGAAGATTTGGGCGTGAAAATTTTCATTGACCCCAAATCCCATGTTTACCTAGACGGCACAGTCGTGGACTACACCAAAGAGGGTTTGCAAGAAGGTTTCAAATTTGAAAACCCAAATGTGAAAGAAAGCTGCGGTTGCGGCGAAAGTTTCCATGTCTAA
- the iscU gene encoding Fe-S cluster assembly scaffold IscU: MAYSDKVIDHYENPRNVGSFNKDDQDVGTGMVGAPACGDVMKLQIKVNEQGIIEDAKFKTYGCGSAIASSSLITEMVKGKSLDEALAIKNSDIASELELPPVKVHCSILAEDAVKAAIEDYRQKQAA; the protein is encoded by the coding sequence ATGGCATACAGCGATAAAGTGATTGACCACTACGAAAACCCACGCAACGTTGGCTCGTTCAACAAAGACGACCAAGACGTTGGCACAGGCATGGTGGGTGCGCCCGCTTGCGGCGATGTGATGAAATTGCAAATCAAAGTGAACGAACAAGGCATCATTGAAGACGCGAAGTTCAAAACTTACGGTTGCGGTTCAGCGATTGCGTCTTCCAGCTTGATTACCGAAATGGTAAAAGGCAAAAGCTTGGACGAGGCTTTGGCGATTAAAAACAGCGACATCGCTTCGGAATTGGAATTGCCACCTGTAAAAGTACATTGCTCCATTTTGGCGGAAGACGCGGTTAAAGCCGCGATTGAAGATTATCGCCAAAAACAAGCAGCATAA
- a CDS encoding TIGR02117 family protein — protein sequence MSGSLKKCFAILMGIGVAILALLASYLFAAWSLGQWRVNREQPDASHQTIAVYIVSNGAHSDIVMPMETAQWQWRDWVSETDTKQAQFIAQWVSIGWGDKGFYLETPTWADLKASTAIKAISGLNQTALHVSFQAAEPDEQDARVAKIMLSPEQYQRLSQHIAQYFVRQNGKSIAIKNVAYTDLDAFYEAHGRYHAFMTCNTWTNLQLKNSGAPALMWTPFAQSLLQALD from the coding sequence ATGTCAGGCAGCCTGAAAAAATGTTTCGCCATACTGATGGGCATCGGTGTGGCGATTTTGGCATTACTCGCCAGCTATTTATTTGCCGCATGGAGTTTGGGACAATGGCGCGTCAATCGTGAACAACCCGATGCCAGCCACCAAACCATTGCGGTGTACATTGTCAGCAACGGCGCACATAGCGATATTGTGATGCCGATGGAAACCGCACAATGGCAATGGCGTGATTGGGTCAGCGAAACCGATACCAAGCAAGCGCAATTTATCGCGCAATGGGTCAGCATCGGCTGGGGCGATAAAGGTTTTTATTTGGAAACACCCACATGGGCAGATTTGAAAGCCAGTACCGCCATCAAAGCCATTTCAGGCCTCAATCAAACCGCGTTGCACGTCAGTTTTCAGGCTGCCGAACCTGATGAACAAGATGCGCGTGTCGCCAAAATCATGTTGTCGCCCGAACAATATCAACGTTTAAGCCAACATATCGCCCAATATTTTGTGCGACAAAATGGCAAAAGCATCGCCATCAAAAATGTAGCGTACACCGATTTGGACGCATTTTATGAAGCACACGGACGCTATCACGCGTTTATGACCTGTAATACTTGGACAAATCTGCAACTGAAAAATAGCGGCGCACCCGCGCTGATGTGGACACCGTTTGCCCAATCCCTATTGCAAGCATTGGATTAA
- a CDS encoding D-alanyl-D-alanine carboxypeptidase family protein, which produces MSLFQFSKTFCLGTLLGLSIITPANAYDNEDVLGRFLEQNFPVQPQQQAYTQPQAQYYQPQQYVPAPSQNVAPTIYTQSVPQTFQAPQNSIPYQSAYADSMLKARSALIMNAKTGQILYQKNMDSVRSIASISKLMAAMVLLDANLDMNEQITITESEIDRLKGTSSRLSIGTTLTRGQLLHLGLMSSENRAIHALGRTYPGGMSAFVAAMNNKARSLGMANTRFYEPTGLDPRNVSTALELSRMVQAASRYPKIRELSTSNYGQAYTSTGRLQEYKNTNALVREGDMNITLQKTGYIREAGRSMVLQAQMGREPIVIVVLGSATSATRANDARTLGNMAQLAL; this is translated from the coding sequence ATGTCGTTGTTTCAATTCAGCAAAACTTTTTGTCTTGGCACATTGCTTGGTCTAAGCATCATCACACCTGCGAATGCATATGATAACGAAGATGTGCTGGGTCGTTTTCTAGAACAAAATTTTCCTGTGCAACCACAACAACAAGCGTATACACAACCGCAAGCACAATACTATCAGCCACAACAATATGTGCCAGCACCATCTCAAAATGTTGCACCGACTATATATACACAATCTGTACCACAAACTTTTCAAGCGCCACAAAATAGCATTCCATATCAATCTGCCTATGCAGATTCTATGCTTAAGGCGCGTTCAGCTTTAATTATGAATGCGAAAACAGGGCAGATTTTGTATCAAAAAAATATGGATAGCGTGCGTTCTATCGCGTCTATTTCCAAATTGATGGCGGCTATGGTGTTATTAGATGCGAATCTAGATATGAATGAGCAGATTACCATCACAGAGAGTGAAATTGACCGCTTGAAAGGGACGAGTAGCCGTTTGTCTATTGGTACAACTTTGACGCGTGGGCAATTATTGCATTTGGGTTTGATGAGCAGTGAAAACCGTGCCATTCATGCGCTGGGACGTACTTACCCAGGGGGTATGAGTGCATTTGTTGCGGCGATGAACAACAAAGCGCGTAGTTTGGGTATGGCAAACACTCGTTTTTATGAACCCACAGGCTTAGACCCACGCAATGTTTCTACTGCCTTGGAATTGAGCCGTATGGTTCAGGCTGCCAGCCGTTATCCTAAAATCCGTGAATTGAGTACATCTAATTATGGTCAGGCGTATACCAGTACAGGGCGTTTGCAGGAGTATAAAAATACCAATGCTTTGGTGCGTGAAGGTGATATGAATATCACATTGCAAAAAACAGGTTATATTCGCGAAGCAGGGCGTTCAATGGTATTGCAAGCACAAATGGGACGTGAGCCAATTGTGATTGTGGTATTGGGTTCTGCGACTTCTGCAACCCGAGCTAATGATGCGCGTACTTTGGGCAACATGGCACAATTGGCTCTATAA
- a CDS encoding IscS subfamily cysteine desulfurase, with amino-acid sequence MNKPIYLDYAATTPLDKRVLDKMMPYLTNEFGNPASNSHAYGWTAEEAVENARNEVAKLINADSKEIVWTSGATESNNLAIKGAAQFYKTKGKHLITVKTEHKAVLDTMRELERQGFEVTYLDVQENGLIDLDVLKAAVRSDTILISVMWVNNEIGVIQDIPAIGAFCRENKIIFHVDAAQACGKTPVDVEAAQVDLLSMSAHKIYGPKGIGALYVRRKPRVRLEAQMHGGGHERGFRSGTLPTHQIVGMGEAFRIAREELEKDTAHALKLREIFLKGIEGIEEVYINGDMANRVATNLNVSFNYVEGESLIMAVKEIAVSSGSACTSASLEPSYVLRALGRNDELAHSSLRVTFGRMTTEEEVAFAADLIKAKIGKLRDLSPLWEMFKDGIDLSKVEWVEH; translated from the coding sequence ATGAACAAACCCATTTATTTAGACTACGCCGCCACCACCCCATTGGACAAACGTGTTTTAGACAAAATGATGCCCTATTTGACCAATGAATTTGGTAACCCAGCTTCCAACAGCCACGCCTACGGCTGGACGGCAGAAGAAGCCGTAGAAAACGCCCGCAACGAAGTTGCCAAACTGATTAACGCTGACAGCAAAGAAATCGTGTGGACAAGCGGCGCAACCGAATCCAACAACTTGGCAATCAAAGGCGCGGCACAATTCTACAAAACCAAAGGCAAACACCTGATTACCGTAAAAACCGAACACAAAGCCGTTTTGGACACCATGCGCGAATTGGAACGTCAAGGCTTTGAAGTTACTTATTTGGACGTGCAAGAAAACGGTTTGATTGATTTGGACGTGTTGAAAGCAGCCGTACGCTCTGACACCATTTTGATTTCAGTAATGTGGGTAAACAACGAAATTGGCGTGATTCAGGACATTCCAGCGATTGGCGCATTCTGCCGCGAAAACAAGATTATTTTCCACGTTGATGCCGCGCAAGCTTGCGGTAAAACGCCTGTTGATGTGGAAGCAGCGCAAGTGGATTTGTTGTCCATGTCTGCCCACAAAATTTACGGCCCCAAAGGCATTGGCGCGTTGTACGTTCGCCGCAAACCACGTGTACGCTTAGAAGCGCAAATGCACGGTGGTGGTCATGAGCGCGGTTTCCGTTCTGGTACTTTGCCTACGCACCAAATCGTTGGCATGGGCGAAGCTTTCCGCATTGCGCGTGAAGAGTTGGAAAAAGACACTGCTCACGCTTTGAAATTGCGCGAAATTTTCTTGAAAGGCATTGAAGGCATTGAAGAAGTGTACATCAATGGCGATATGGCGAACCGCGTTGCCACCAATTTGAACGTGAGTTTCAACTATGTGGAAGGCGAGAGCTTGATTATGGCGGTAAAAGAAATCGCGGTATCAAGCGGTTCAGCGTGTACTTCGGCAAGTTTGGAGCCAAGCTACGTTTTGCGCGCTTTGGGTCGCAATGACGAATTGGCGCACAGCTCTTTGCGCGTAACCTTCGGTCGCATGACCACAGAAGAAGAAGTGGCATTTGCCGCTGATTTGATTAAAGCGAAAATCGGTAAATTGCGCGATTTGTCGCCTTTGTGGGAAATGTTTAAAGATGGTATTGATTTGAGCAAAGTGGAATGGGTGGAGCACTAA
- a CDS encoding S-ribosylhomocysteine lyase, whose translation MTTITTEKKMNVESFNLDHTIVKAPYVRLASVTDGDHGDVIYKYDLRVCQPNQDHMEMPSLHSLEHLMAELSRNHSDKIVDISPMGCQTGFYVTLLNLPDYQDAVDLIEKTLQDVVVATEVPACNVVQCGWSASHSLEGAQKIARYLLDKRSEWEEVFA comes from the coding sequence ATGACAACCATCACAACTGAAAAAAAAATGAATGTGGAAAGTTTTAACCTTGACCACACGATTGTGAAAGCCCCTTATGTGCGTTTGGCGAGCGTTACCGATGGCGACCATGGTGATGTGATTTACAAATACGATTTGCGCGTTTGTCAGCCCAATCAAGACCATATGGAAATGCCATCTTTGCATTCTTTGGAGCATTTGATGGCGGAATTGTCGCGTAATCATTCTGATAAAATTGTGGATATTAGCCCGATGGGTTGTCAAACAGGTTTTTATGTTACTTTGCTGAATTTACCCGATTATCAAGATGCGGTGGATTTGATTGAAAAAACCTTGCAAGATGTGGTGGTGGCGACCGAAGTGCCTGCGTGTAATGTGGTGCAATGCGGTTGGTCGGCAAGTCATAGCTTGGAAGGGGCGCAAAAAATTGCTCGCTATTTGTTGGATAAACGCAGCGAATGGGAAGAGGTGTTTGCATGA
- a CDS encoding metallophosphoesterase yields the protein MKFFSIFTLFILQLFTYFFARFVIWLFAINTPIKRKFVYLASFLLGNGLLISALFFRIHIMFRLSAVWMVLLLFTLFTSLIILFLEYGCRFIFRQPEKRARGLRMISPLILIGFFALALYNAYTPTVHHAKIVINKPLAKPVRIGMAADTHLGVLVGARQLDKLANIMQREKVDVILLPGDIMDDDTVAYEAENMKPHLQKLRAPLGVYATLGNHDIRQNRAITRALEDAGITVLTDEVKLVDNRFWVVGRPDNLARDRAKTAHLLRQVNTQQPVFLIDHRPDEVKQHSTLPIDVQVSGHVHNGQVFPANFIVKYLNHISYGYGKINNTHFFVTSGFGFWGVPFRLGSQSEVWVIDVTGQSAR from the coding sequence ATGAAATTTTTCTCTATTTTTACCCTTTTTATCTTACAACTGTTTACCTATTTTTTCGCCCGATTTGTGATTTGGTTGTTCGCTATCAACACGCCCATCAAACGCAAATTTGTCTATCTCGCCAGCTTTTTGTTAGGCAACGGCTTACTGATTTCCGCCCTATTTTTCCGTATTCACATCATGTTTCGCCTATCCGCCGTATGGATGGTTTTACTGTTATTCACATTGTTTACCAGTTTAATCATCTTATTTTTGGAATACGGTTGCCGCTTTATTTTCAGGCAGCCTGAAAAACGCGCACGCGGATTACGCATGATTTCCCCTTTGATTTTAATTGGCTTTTTTGCACTTGCTCTGTATAACGCCTATACACCCACCGTGCACCACGCCAAAATTGTCATCAATAAACCGCTTGCCAAACCCGTTCGCATCGGCATGGCAGCGGACACCCATTTGGGCGTATTGGTCGGCGCACGGCAATTGGACAAATTGGCAAACATCATGCAGCGTGAAAAAGTGGACGTGATTTTGTTACCAGGCGACATTATGGACGATGATACTGTGGCATACGAAGCGGAAAATATGAAACCGCATCTGCAAAAATTGCGCGCACCACTAGGCGTGTATGCCACGTTAGGCAACCACGATATTCGCCAAAACCGTGCCATTACGCGTGCGCTGGAAGACGCTGGCATAACGGTTTTAACCGATGAGGTCAAACTGGTGGACAATCGTTTTTGGGTGGTCGGTCGCCCCGATAATCTTGCACGAGACCGTGCCAAAACCGCACATTTGCTGCGACAAGTGAACACCCAACAACCCGTGTTTTTGATTGACCATCGCCCTGATGAAGTGAAACAACACAGCACTTTGCCGATTGATGTTCAAGTGTCAGGGCATGTACATAATGGGCAAGTTTTCCCTGCCAATTTTATTGTGAAATATTTAAACCATATTTCCTATGGTTATGGCAAAATCAACAATACACATTTTTTTGTTACATCTGGATTTGGCTTTTGGGGCGTGCCGTTTCGCTTGGGTTCGCAATCGGAAGTTTGGGTGATTGATGTAACGGGGCAATCCGCCCGATAA
- the ccoS gene encoding cbb3-type cytochrome oxidase assembly protein CcoS — protein sequence MESLYILIPISIILAFAIGYFFWWSGKNGQFDDLEGPAHRILMDDDHTFDKQPEQDKSS from the coding sequence ATGGAAAGTTTGTATATTTTGATTCCAATCAGCATCATTTTGGCATTTGCAATAGGCTATTTCTTTTGGTGGTCAGGTAAAAATGGGCAATTTGACGATTTGGAAGGCCCTGCTCATCGCATATTAATGGACGATGACCACACATTTGATAAGCAGCCTGAACAGGATAAATCATCATGA
- a CDS encoding HLGFF motif protein, whose product MHQFSIHTQTGEHLGFLIMLPSDEYEPTCGQLAIKLRDDLPSTLLPATQALNDWAESGMLNWLMESDRVRVSNEENDLMGYIRQEWLIIDGTRFVLNDLEGSL is encoded by the coding sequence ATGCACCAATTTTCCATCCACACCCAAACAGGCGAACATTTGGGCTTTTTGATTATGCTGCCCAGCGATGAATATGAACCCACTTGCGGACAACTGGCAATCAAATTGCGCGATGATTTGCCGTCCACCCTGTTACCTGCCACACAAGCACTCAATGACTGGGCAGAGTCTGGCATGTTAAATTGGTTGATGGAAAGCGACCGTGTGCGCGTGTCCAATGAAGAAAATGATTTGATGGGCTACATTCGCCAAGAATGGCTGATTATTGACGGCACACGTTTCGTGCTAAACGATTTGGAAGGGAGCTTGTAA
- a CDS encoding DMT family transporter, which produces MLQPTTIPKDPLGSAWIIVAAFFFTLMGVLVKQAGTQFNMTHYELVFWRVLLAVIVLAAQARWRGHSLKTPYLKEHFERGITGSISLLLFFYGLTHLPLATAITLNYTSALFLALFSIILLHEKPSAKMWFGLLFGLAGIVVLLQPAFSSGMAMQTVIALGSGVFAGYAYLQVRELSQAGEPAWRVVFYFSLMSGVIAAVFATFHGWHIPTLSSIPILLGIGITAMFAQLAMTRAYHVGRKFTVASLSYLAVVFSALYAWLFAGEPLGWLEILGMVMIIVAGVVSSLK; this is translated from the coding sequence ATGTTGCAACCCACAACTATACCCAAAGACCCACTTGGTTCGGCATGGATTATTGTTGCCGCATTTTTCTTTACCTTGATGGGCGTATTGGTCAAGCAAGCAGGTACGCAGTTTAATATGACGCATTATGAATTGGTGTTTTGGCGCGTCTTATTGGCTGTGATTGTGTTGGCGGCGCAAGCACGTTGGCGCGGACATTCCTTGAAAACGCCTTATCTTAAAGAACATTTTGAGCGAGGCATCACAGGAAGCATTAGTTTATTGTTATTTTTCTATGGCTTGACTCATTTGCCACTCGCGACTGCGATAACGTTGAACTATACTTCCGCCTTATTTTTAGCACTGTTTTCTATTATTCTGTTACACGAAAAACCCTCCGCAAAAATGTGGTTTGGTTTGCTATTTGGTCTGGCAGGTATTGTCGTATTATTGCAGCCTGCATTCAGTTCAGGTATGGCAATGCAAACCGTAATTGCACTTGGCAGCGGCGTGTTTGCAGGTTATGCCTATTTACAAGTGCGCGAATTATCGCAAGCAGGTGAACCTGCATGGCGCGTGGTGTTTTATTTTTCGCTGATGTCTGGCGTGATTGCGGCGGTGTTTGCCACTTTTCACGGCTGGCATATACCCACTTTGTCCAGCATACCCATTTTGCTTGGTATTGGCATTACCGCGATGTTTGCACAATTGGCGATGACACGCGCTTATCACGTTGGGCGAAAATTCACCGTTGCATCGCTATCGTATTTGGCTGTCGTGTTTTCCGCCTTGTATGCTTGGTTATTTGCAGGCGAACCATTGGGGTGGCTGGAAATTTTGGGTATGGTCATGATTATTGTTGCAGGCGTGGTTAGCAGCCTGAAATAA